The following coding sequences lie in one Alloacidobacterium dinghuense genomic window:
- a CDS encoding Orn/Lys/Arg decarboxylase N-terminal domain-containing protein → MRYRYMEEGRWVLLIASEAGGTDSVSDRAMERLVEAIEKEGFRVVRTATPEDGLALVNSDPSQSAVLLDWDLPENKEFDERSALRIIRAVRRRNKKLPIFLIADRTLVSELPLEVVKQVHEYIHLFGDTPAFIANRVDFAVERYEEQLLPPYFRELVKYTDQGAYSWDAPGHMGGVAFLKHPVGMAFHKFFGENLLRSDLGISTAQLGSWLDHIGPPAESERNAARIFGADWTFYVLNGSSTSNQIVGQGVIAHDEMVLADLNCHKSICHSLTATGARPVYFKPTRNGFGMIGLVPLARFRPENIQAMIDKSPFAQGAVSKSPSYAVVTNSTYDGFCYHVNSVVEQLAKSTPRVHFDEAWYAYAKFHPLYRGRFAMDVPDEMPERPLLFATQSTHKMLPAFSMASMIHVKLSPRAPLEFDQFNESFMMRGTTSPFYPMIASIDVATAMMDEPAGSTLMTETIQDAITFRKAMASVAHRLKAEEGGGWFFGMFQPDYVKDAANGETFRFEDAPDSLLSQSSQCWTLKEGETWHGYRDEDIADDYVLLDPTKVTILTPGIDAQGNMSDWGIPATILTAFLDSRRVEIARTGDYTILTLFSVGTSKGKWGSLLETLFEFRRLYDQEGALSDALPQLVAKYPERYGTMDLKQLSDEMHAMMKEMNLPGLLHEAFDVESNPVMTPAAAYQKLIREGTEKVKLTEMAGRIPAVMLVPYPPGIPISMPGERLGDANSPVIRFLLAQEEFSKKFPGFEREVHGIEVDPEGNFWMRGIIETPGKRANGKKPRTHPSSRAAKKTL, encoded by the coding sequence TTGAGATATAGATACATGGAAGAAGGCCGGTGGGTTCTGCTCATCGCGAGTGAAGCAGGCGGGACCGATTCTGTCTCTGACCGCGCCATGGAGCGGTTGGTGGAGGCGATCGAAAAAGAAGGCTTTCGCGTGGTGCGAACCGCTACACCCGAGGACGGGCTGGCGCTGGTGAATTCCGACCCGTCGCAGAGCGCCGTGTTGCTGGACTGGGATCTTCCGGAGAACAAAGAATTTGACGAGCGCTCGGCGTTGCGCATCATCCGCGCAGTGCGTCGCCGCAACAAGAAGCTGCCGATTTTCCTGATTGCCGACCGCACGCTGGTGAGCGAGCTGCCGCTCGAAGTGGTGAAGCAGGTGCACGAGTACATTCACCTGTTCGGCGATACTCCGGCGTTTATTGCCAACCGCGTGGACTTTGCCGTGGAGCGGTACGAGGAGCAGCTTCTGCCGCCGTACTTCCGCGAGTTGGTGAAGTACACGGACCAGGGCGCGTATTCGTGGGATGCGCCGGGACACATGGGCGGCGTGGCCTTCCTGAAGCATCCGGTGGGGATGGCCTTTCACAAGTTTTTTGGCGAGAACCTGCTGCGGTCCGATCTGGGCATTTCAACGGCGCAGCTTGGCTCGTGGCTCGACCACATCGGGCCTCCGGCGGAGTCGGAGCGGAATGCGGCGCGCATCTTTGGCGCGGACTGGACCTTCTATGTGCTGAATGGATCGTCGACTTCGAACCAGATTGTTGGGCAGGGCGTGATTGCGCACGATGAGATGGTGCTGGCCGATCTGAATTGTCACAAGTCCATTTGCCACTCGTTGACTGCGACCGGCGCGCGGCCGGTGTACTTCAAGCCGACGCGCAATGGCTTCGGCATGATTGGATTGGTGCCGCTGGCGCGTTTTCGTCCGGAGAATATCCAGGCGATGATCGATAAGAGCCCGTTTGCGCAAGGCGCGGTTTCGAAGAGCCCGAGCTATGCGGTAGTGACCAATTCCACGTATGACGGGTTCTGTTATCACGTAAATTCTGTAGTGGAGCAGCTGGCGAAGAGCACGCCGCGCGTGCATTTTGACGAGGCGTGGTATGCGTATGCGAAGTTCCATCCGCTTTACCGCGGGCGCTTTGCCATGGATGTGCCGGATGAGATGCCGGAGCGTCCGTTGCTGTTTGCCACGCAGTCGACGCACAAGATGCTGCCCGCGTTTTCGATGGCTTCGATGATTCACGTGAAGCTGAGCCCGAGGGCTCCTCTCGAATTCGACCAATTCAACGAGTCGTTTATGATGCGCGGCACGACGTCGCCGTTCTATCCGATGATTGCCTCGATTGATGTGGCGACGGCGATGATGGACGAGCCTGCGGGATCGACGCTGATGACGGAGACGATTCAGGATGCGATCACGTTCCGCAAGGCGATGGCCTCGGTGGCGCACCGCCTGAAAGCGGAAGAGGGTGGCGGCTGGTTCTTTGGCATGTTCCAGCCGGATTATGTGAAGGATGCGGCGAACGGGGAGACCTTCCGCTTTGAAGACGCTCCGGACAGTCTGCTGTCGCAGTCTTCGCAGTGCTGGACGCTGAAGGAGGGCGAGACGTGGCACGGCTATCGCGACGAAGATATTGCCGACGATTACGTGCTGCTGGACCCGACGAAGGTCACGATCCTGACTCCGGGGATCGACGCACAGGGGAATATGAGCGACTGGGGCATTCCCGCGACGATTCTGACGGCGTTTCTGGATTCGCGGCGCGTGGAGATTGCGCGTACCGGCGATTACACGATCCTGACGCTTTTCTCAGTCGGCACCAGTAAAGGCAAGTGGGGAAGCCTGCTGGAGACGCTCTTTGAGTTTCGCCGGCTGTACGACCAGGAGGGAGCGCTGAGCGATGCGCTGCCACAGCTGGTGGCGAAGTATCCAGAGCGCTACGGCACGATGGACCTGAAACAGCTGAGCGACGAGATGCACGCGATGATGAAGGAGATGAACCTGCCGGGGCTGCTACACGAGGCGTTTGACGTGGAGTCGAATCCGGTGATGACGCCGGCGGCGGCTTACCAGAAGCTGATTCGAGAAGGCACGGAGAAGGTGAAGCTGACGGAGATGGCGGGGCGCATTCCGGCGGTGATGCTGGTGCCGTATCCGCCGGGGATTCCGATCAGCATGCCGGGCGAAAGGCTGGGCGATGCGAACAGTCCGGTGATCCGGTTTCTACTGGCGCAGGAAGAATTCAGCAAGAAGTTTCCGGGCTTCGAGCGCGAGGTGCATGGCATCGAAGTCGATCCGGAAGGGAACTTCTGGATGCGGGGCATTATTGAGACGCCGGGAAAGCGCGCTAACGGCAAGAAGCCGAGGACGCATCCTTCATCGAGGGCTGCGAAGAAGACGCTGTAA
- a CDS encoding DUF1761 domain-containing protein yields the protein MLETRKVRLNYLAILVSALVYFGMQAVWFTVFMNEWLAGIGKTAEQLHQEGASVALAYLIAFFADLVMAAAISWFTQMTGKQNVFRGAMVAIVAWIGFVLTTWSAEYAFEEKGLRILAVNTGISLIGMVVMGVILGAWKAKSTTIQVDAV from the coding sequence ATGCTTGAGACGCGAAAGGTGCGGCTGAATTATCTTGCGATTCTGGTGTCGGCGCTTGTGTATTTCGGCATGCAGGCGGTGTGGTTCACCGTGTTCATGAATGAATGGCTGGCGGGAATTGGAAAAACTGCGGAGCAGCTGCACCAGGAGGGAGCGAGCGTGGCGCTTGCTTACTTGATTGCATTCTTCGCAGACCTGGTGATGGCGGCGGCGATTTCGTGGTTTACGCAGATGACGGGGAAGCAGAATGTCTTTCGCGGCGCGATGGTGGCTATCGTCGCGTGGATTGGATTTGTGCTCACAACATGGTCGGCGGAATATGCGTTTGAGGAGAAAGGCCTGCGGATTCTCGCGGTCAACACAGGCATTTCTCTAATCGGCATGGTGGTTATGGGTGTGATTCTAGGAGCGTGGAAGGCGAAGTCGACGACAATTCAAGTCGATGCGGTTTAG
- a CDS encoding LolA family protein: MHPARLVLFALLTATALSAQNADTQPDGFTILQQMSDHYAKASDWYIQATEEQTTTTDYSRQWAKTILIGAASGNRYHYEGRSEFGSALHISDGKTAWDLRLNEHEYTQAPAPANGYQQPKGWPINDQTAQQAIYLKKKFAGFSKHYNSATRLPDEVISLNGSEIPSYVVQVTQAQRKGQQSAETSRDETLWIDKATWTVRKTVEHTNTFLFSGSAQVPLVEDTVTTYETAQLNSPVPETLFHFEPPPRCEADRKVQR, encoded by the coding sequence ATGCATCCGGCGCGGCTGGTCCTTTTCGCCCTTCTCACAGCTACGGCTCTTTCAGCACAGAACGCAGACACTCAACCGGATGGCTTCACGATTCTGCAGCAAATGAGCGATCACTACGCCAAAGCCAGCGACTGGTATATCCAAGCCACGGAAGAGCAAACGACAACAACTGACTATAGCCGCCAGTGGGCGAAAACAATCTTGATTGGAGCCGCATCCGGCAACAGGTACCACTACGAGGGCCGTTCGGAATTCGGGTCGGCCCTCCACATCTCCGATGGCAAGACAGCTTGGGATCTCCGTCTAAACGAGCATGAGTACACACAGGCACCGGCACCTGCCAATGGTTATCAGCAGCCCAAAGGATGGCCGATAAATGACCAGACCGCGCAACAGGCGATATATCTGAAGAAAAAATTTGCAGGGTTTTCCAAGCACTACAATTCCGCTACCCGCCTGCCGGACGAAGTCATCTCCCTGAACGGATCTGAGATTCCTTCTTATGTAGTGCAGGTTACGCAGGCACAGCGGAAGGGCCAACAGTCAGCGGAAACTTCGCGCGACGAAACTCTGTGGATTGACAAAGCCACATGGACAGTAAGAAAGACCGTTGAACATACCAACACCTTCCTTTTTTCAGGTTCCGCTCAAGTCCCTTTGGTCGAAGATACAGTGACCACATATGAAACAGCCCAGTTGAACTCTCCTGTACCGGAAACGCTTTTCCACTTTGAGCCTCCCCCCCGATGCGAAGCTGATCGCAAAGTTCAGCGATAA
- a CDS encoding TlpA family protein disulfide reductase, protein MSLPPDAKLIAKFSDNPFGPDMTGETAPDVQLVAADGKRTPLSSYRGKPVLLDFWATWCTPCVVSMPKLADLNHDAASKGLVLLSVDEDEEEKTATDFLAKHQYTWPNTHDDGKIGDAFKKLGIPLVVLIDAQGKIVFYKSGEDDAGLRKVLAGLSPQFASLASTQKPQPCETASK, encoded by the coding sequence TTGAGCCTCCCCCCCGATGCGAAGCTGATCGCAAAGTTCAGCGATAACCCGTTCGGCCCGGACATGACAGGTGAAACCGCGCCTGACGTACAACTCGTCGCAGCCGATGGCAAGCGGACACCACTCTCGTCGTATCGAGGCAAGCCAGTGTTACTGGATTTCTGGGCAACATGGTGTACACCATGCGTAGTGAGTATGCCCAAACTGGCTGACCTTAATCATGATGCCGCGTCGAAGGGCCTGGTGCTGCTGTCAGTGGACGAGGATGAGGAAGAAAAGACGGCGACGGATTTCCTGGCCAAACACCAGTACACGTGGCCCAATACCCACGACGACGGAAAGATCGGCGATGCTTTTAAGAAGCTGGGAATACCGCTCGTTGTACTGATCGACGCACAGGGAAAGATCGTCTTTTACAAATCAGGCGAGGACGATGCCGGATTACGAAAAGTTCTCGCCGGACTCAGTCCTCAATTCGCTTCGCTGGCTTCGACTCAGAAGCCCCAGCCTTGTGAAACAGCTTCAAAATGA
- a CDS encoding M28 family metallopeptidase: MTRRALASSLCLSALAVTLSAQNTGAPQSVFGYPDFSAQAKIDQQFLAVPDAKLAGEELKTLTAAPHIAGSKEDHDTALYVAEKFKAAGLDTSIVTYKAWMNLPKEIHVTATDANGKVLMNGPTPEHVDGDPFDDDPRVVTAFNGSSPSGDVTAEVVYANYGRPEDFKKLDDLGISVKGKIVLTRYGGNFRGVKVYIAQERGAAGVIIYSDPADDGYFKGDKYPKGPYRPDTGVQRGAVQYLFKYPGDASTPGTASTPDLPESQRLNPATAPNMPQIPSTPISYHDAAPILAALTGPNVPHEWQGALPFAYHVGPGGVKVHMDLKQDFAYRDIWDVIGKIPGTDWPDDWVVAGNHRDAWVYGAVDPNSGTAAMLEAVHGIGALLKSGWKPKRTIIFGSWDAEEEGLIGSTEWAEDNAAALSHAVAYFNTDVGVAGPNFDASAVPSLKEFVRVVTKEVPAAKGGNVYDAWKKSQSEGESRRHSANEHLGQGAHQNPDVEIGDLGSGSDYTPFIQHLGVPSTDIGSSGPYGVYHSVFDNYNWFIKNADPTFIYEQQQARVFGIEILHMADTDVLPYDYVTYGKEITEYLEAAKKKADESKVTGLDFAPALAAAKHFTAAAEAVYKKQQSLPANPADLNTQLRQVEGDLLSQAGLPNRTWYKHTIYAPGEYTGYAAVVIPGVNEAIDAKDSARGAAQLTALTEAINRAASTLETAAK, translated from the coding sequence TTGACCCGTCGTGCTCTCGCCAGTTCCCTTTGCCTGTCCGCTCTCGCCGTTACCCTTTCCGCGCAAAATACCGGGGCGCCTCAATCCGTCTTCGGTTATCCCGATTTCTCAGCGCAGGCAAAAATCGATCAGCAGTTCCTCGCTGTTCCCGATGCGAAACTCGCCGGCGAAGAATTGAAAACGCTCACCGCGGCGCCGCACATTGCCGGATCGAAGGAAGACCACGACACCGCCCTCTACGTTGCAGAGAAATTCAAAGCCGCCGGCCTCGACACCTCTATCGTGACCTACAAGGCATGGATGAACCTGCCCAAAGAGATCCACGTCACCGCAACCGACGCCAACGGCAAAGTGCTCATGAACGGCCCCACTCCCGAACACGTTGACGGCGATCCTTTCGACGACGATCCGCGCGTGGTCACCGCCTTCAACGGCTCTTCACCTTCCGGAGACGTGACCGCCGAAGTCGTCTACGCCAACTACGGCCGTCCAGAAGACTTCAAAAAGCTCGACGACCTCGGCATCAGCGTCAAAGGCAAAATCGTTCTCACCCGCTATGGAGGCAACTTCCGCGGCGTCAAGGTCTACATTGCGCAGGAGCGCGGCGCAGCCGGGGTCATCATTTACTCCGATCCCGCCGACGACGGCTACTTCAAGGGCGACAAGTATCCCAAAGGCCCCTACCGCCCCGATACCGGAGTTCAGCGCGGCGCGGTGCAGTACCTCTTCAAGTATCCCGGCGACGCCAGCACTCCCGGCACCGCCTCCACGCCTGATCTGCCCGAATCCCAGCGTCTGAACCCGGCAACTGCGCCCAACATGCCGCAGATCCCGTCCACGCCCATCTCCTATCACGACGCCGCGCCCATCCTTGCAGCCCTCACAGGCCCAAATGTTCCCCATGAATGGCAGGGCGCTTTGCCCTTCGCTTATCACGTCGGCCCCGGCGGCGTGAAAGTCCACATGGACCTCAAGCAGGACTTCGCCTACCGCGACATCTGGGACGTGATCGGCAAAATCCCCGGAACCGATTGGCCCGATGACTGGGTCGTCGCCGGAAACCATCGTGATGCCTGGGTCTACGGCGCAGTCGATCCCAACAGCGGAACCGCCGCCATGTTAGAAGCCGTGCACGGCATCGGCGCCCTTCTCAAATCGGGATGGAAGCCGAAGCGCACCATCATCTTCGGTAGCTGGGACGCGGAAGAAGAAGGCCTGATCGGCTCAACCGAGTGGGCTGAAGACAACGCCGCTGCGCTCAGCCACGCCGTCGCCTACTTCAATACCGATGTTGGAGTAGCCGGACCAAACTTCGACGCCTCCGCCGTTCCATCGCTCAAAGAGTTCGTGCGCGTGGTCACAAAGGAAGTCCCCGCCGCCAAAGGCGGAAACGTTTACGACGCGTGGAAGAAGAGCCAGTCGGAAGGCGAATCGCGCCGCCACTCTGCCAACGAACACCTGGGACAGGGCGCGCATCAGAATCCAGACGTCGAAATTGGCGACCTAGGCAGCGGCTCCGACTACACGCCCTTCATCCAGCATCTAGGGGTACCATCAACCGACATCGGCTCCAGCGGCCCCTACGGCGTCTATCACTCCGTCTTCGACAATTACAACTGGTTCATCAAGAACGCCGACCCAACCTTCATCTACGAGCAGCAGCAAGCGCGGGTCTTCGGCATCGAAATTCTGCACATGGCCGACACCGATGTACTTCCATACGACTACGTAACCTACGGTAAAGAGATCACCGAGTATCTTGAAGCCGCGAAAAAGAAAGCCGACGAATCCAAGGTCACCGGACTCGACTTCGCCCCTGCACTCGCCGCAGCAAAACACTTCACCGCCGCCGCTGAGGCCGTCTACAAGAAACAGCAAAGCCTCCCCGCCAATCCAGCAGACCTGAATACACAGCTGCGCCAGGTGGAAGGAGATCTGCTCTCACAGGCAGGCCTGCCCAACCGCACCTGGTACAAGCACACCATCTACGCTCCCGGCGAATACACCGGCTACGCCGCCGTTGTCATCCCCGGCGTAAATGAAGCCATCGACGCCAAAGACAGCGCCCGTGGTGCAGCCCAACTCACCGCGCTGACTGAAGCCATCAACCGCGCCGCCTCTACACTGGAGACAGCCGCAAAATGA
- a CDS encoding B12-binding domain-containing radical SAM protein, with protein MNILLLSMPDSFEHMPTVAIRMPNGALVSLAGNVDPHHNVAVADLILCQDRVRETVTRLVKEHKPDVVGMSVMTFQRRTAARIADLVKTLKPDTKIVAGGYDPSLAFEDYTALPVDFIVRGEGEVTFRELLRALENKSSLHFIAGLSHRENDRWVHNTNRAIHRLEDNEIRLPNRKARVLSGYTIMGRQADVIETSRGCTFDCSFCSIIEMRGRNFHTYSFDRVIADIRDARDHGAETIFLVDDNITLDVHRFEGFCNAIIEAGLNKIDYFVQGMTSAIANHGETLAPLMHKAGFRYVFLGIENILESDLTFLKASSKNTARDKGKKVGNATLKAIDYLHKNHMFVVGGLIVGSPDDTLESIEANMEFAKKYVDWPYIQHPTPYPRTPMTKDFRDQGLIANEQLHEYDGTTAVVRTKHLSADQIEYLRWKGERGIKTKHILPVIVHDPWFVLRNGRKMMKHTYRGSTWRNVLGLESDRKAFSRYKEIRRQEREYL; from the coding sequence ATGAACATTCTGCTCCTCTCCATGCCGGACTCCTTCGAACACATGCCGACGGTCGCCATCCGTATGCCCAACGGCGCGCTCGTCTCCCTCGCCGGCAATGTCGATCCGCACCACAACGTGGCCGTGGCCGATCTCATTCTCTGCCAGGACAGGGTACGCGAGACAGTCACGAGACTGGTCAAAGAACACAAGCCTGACGTCGTCGGCATGTCTGTTATGACCTTTCAGCGCCGCACTGCGGCCCGCATAGCCGACCTCGTCAAGACCCTGAAACCGGATACGAAAATCGTCGCCGGAGGATACGACCCGAGCCTAGCCTTCGAAGACTATACCGCCCTTCCCGTCGATTTCATCGTGCGCGGCGAAGGCGAAGTGACCTTCCGCGAGTTGCTGCGCGCCCTCGAAAACAAATCGTCGCTCCACTTCATCGCCGGTCTATCGCACAGGGAAAACGATCGCTGGGTCCACAATACGAATCGCGCCATTCATCGCCTTGAGGACAACGAAATCCGCCTGCCCAACCGCAAGGCGCGCGTCCTGTCGGGCTACACCATCATGGGGCGCCAGGCCGACGTAATCGAGACCTCGCGCGGCTGCACCTTCGATTGCAGTTTCTGTTCCATCATCGAAATGCGTGGCCGCAACTTCCATACCTACTCGTTCGACCGCGTCATTGCAGACATTCGAGACGCCCGCGACCATGGCGCCGAAACCATCTTCCTCGTCGACGACAACATTACCCTCGACGTCCACCGCTTTGAGGGCTTCTGTAACGCCATTATCGAGGCCGGCCTCAACAAGATCGACTACTTCGTCCAGGGCATGACTTCCGCCATCGCCAACCACGGCGAAACCCTTGCCCCGCTCATGCATAAAGCCGGCTTCCGCTACGTCTTCCTCGGCATCGAAAACATCCTTGAAAGCGATCTGACTTTCCTCAAAGCGTCTTCGAAAAATACGGCGAGAGACAAAGGCAAGAAAGTCGGCAACGCCACGCTCAAAGCCATCGACTACCTGCACAAGAACCACATGTTTGTGGTCGGCGGCCTCATCGTCGGCAGCCCCGACGACACCCTCGAATCCATCGAAGCCAACATGGAGTTCGCCAAGAAATACGTCGACTGGCCTTACATTCAGCACCCCACGCCCTACCCGCGCACTCCCATGACCAAAGACTTTCGCGACCAGGGCCTCATCGCCAACGAGCAGCTCCATGAATACGACGGCACCACCGCTGTCGTCCGCACCAAGCACCTCTCCGCCGACCAGATCGAATATCTGCGCTGGAAGGGCGAGCGCGGCATCAAGACCAAGCACATCCTTCCCGTCATCGTCCACGACCCGTGGTTCGTCCTCCGCAACGGCCGAAAAATGATGAAGCACACCTATCGCGGCAGCACCTGGCGCAACGTGCTGGGCCTTGAAAGCGACAGAAAAGCCTTCAGCCGCTACAAGGAAATCCGCCGCCAGGAACGCGAATACCTCTAA
- a CDS encoding FAD-dependent monooxygenase → MIRDLIYDVVIVGGGPVALFLSCELRLAGVTVLVLETGRLRLGHRWPTQLRRHRSDDTLARQALKKSKAQRSDN, encoded by the coding sequence TTGATCCGTGATTTGATCTATGACGTAGTCATCGTGGGCGGCGGCCCAGTCGCCTTATTTCTGTCCTGTGAACTCCGTCTCGCGGGCGTTACCGTCCTAGTTCTCGAAACCGGACGGCTTCGCCTGGGCCACAGATGGCCAACCCAACTCCGCCGTCACAGAAGCGATGACACACTGGCTAGGCAAGCGTTGAAAAAATCAAAAGCTCAGCGATCGGATAATTGA
- a CDS encoding VOC family protein, which yields MKMARVILFTAQMDAMSKFYGQVLALEQVSIEKGWREFAAGGATIALHSGPSSPGRKGPKIVFHAEDVAALRETLVKRGAKFGKVRQGEVFCLCDGKDPDGNPIQLSDR from the coding sequence ATGAAAATGGCGCGCGTGATTCTGTTTACCGCACAGATGGATGCGATGAGTAAGTTCTACGGTCAGGTGCTTGCGCTGGAGCAAGTCTCGATTGAAAAAGGTTGGAGGGAGTTTGCAGCAGGCGGAGCAACGATCGCGCTGCACTCCGGGCCTTCGTCGCCGGGGCGTAAGGGGCCAAAGATTGTGTTCCACGCCGAGGATGTTGCTGCTCTACGAGAAACGCTGGTGAAGCGGGGTGCGAAATTCGGGAAGGTGCGTCAGGGGGAAGTGTTCTGTCTTTGCGATGGCAAAGATCCGGATGGAAATCCGATTCAATTATCCGATCGCTGA
- a CDS encoding MFS transporter → MAHASTAPDFSEMDNAGISSHHWKIMFISGMGFFTDAYDLFIIGVVMTLLKETWKVGHLEESLVESTALLASALGALLFGRVADMVGRKRIYGVEVLVLAAGAIACAFAPNILWLIGLRFVLGIGIGGDYPVSATIMSEYAGKNHRGMMVTLVFAMQAAGLVVGPLFASALLTTHLSHDIIWRILVAFGAVPALAVYWQRRKLKETPRFLQANGKQEDESGKIVDIATGQPVSQSVSFWDGFHRLATDEKLLLRLVGASAAWFLMDAAYYGNTVSSPLVLSALSSDHTLLQKTLTQLGIFAVFAVPGYAIAALTMDRLGRKTIQCLGFSMMAVTFALLAFIPDVQKMAIPFLCIYGLSFFFTEFGPNATTFVYPSEIFPVRVRTTAHGVAAAMGKLGGFLGVFLFPYLMHWKGLLAAESAAAVASLLGLLVTAFTLPETKGKSLEELSTERTPVERAAA, encoded by the coding sequence ATGGCACATGCTTCCACTGCACCGGACTTCTCGGAAATGGATAACGCGGGGATCTCAAGCCACCACTGGAAGATTATGTTTATCTCGGGCATGGGCTTCTTTACCGATGCCTACGACCTGTTCATCATCGGCGTCGTCATGACGCTGCTCAAGGAAACATGGAAGGTCGGACACCTCGAAGAAAGTCTCGTGGAATCGACTGCGCTGCTGGCCTCTGCGCTGGGCGCTTTGCTGTTTGGCAGAGTCGCGGACATGGTTGGGCGCAAGCGAATTTATGGGGTTGAGGTTCTGGTGCTTGCCGCGGGGGCGATTGCCTGTGCTTTTGCGCCGAACATTCTGTGGCTTATCGGTCTGCGCTTCGTTCTTGGAATTGGCATCGGCGGCGATTACCCGGTCAGTGCGACGATCATGAGCGAGTATGCGGGCAAGAATCACCGGGGGATGATGGTGACACTTGTTTTCGCGATGCAGGCTGCTGGTCTGGTTGTGGGACCGCTCTTTGCTTCCGCTTTGCTTACGACGCATCTCTCGCATGACATCATCTGGCGCATTCTGGTTGCCTTCGGCGCCGTGCCTGCGTTGGCGGTTTATTGGCAAAGGCGCAAGCTGAAGGAGACGCCGCGTTTCCTGCAGGCGAACGGAAAACAAGAAGACGAATCGGGAAAGATCGTGGACATCGCTACAGGGCAGCCTGTGAGCCAATCGGTCTCTTTCTGGGATGGATTCCATCGGCTGGCCACTGATGAAAAGCTGCTCTTGCGGCTTGTGGGCGCGAGTGCGGCGTGGTTTCTGATGGACGCGGCCTATTACGGCAATACCGTTTCGAGCCCTCTGGTGCTTTCCGCGCTGAGCAGCGACCATACGTTGTTACAGAAGACGCTGACGCAGCTTGGGATCTTTGCGGTCTTCGCGGTCCCAGGATATGCGATTGCAGCATTGACGATGGATCGGCTCGGGCGAAAGACGATCCAGTGCCTTGGCTTCTCCATGATGGCGGTGACCTTCGCGCTGCTCGCTTTTATTCCGGATGTTCAGAAGATGGCGATTCCGTTTCTCTGTATCTACGGGTTGAGTTTCTTCTTTACCGAGTTTGGGCCGAATGCCACGACCTTTGTGTATCCTTCGGAGATTTTTCCGGTGCGGGTGCGAACGACCGCGCATGGGGTTGCTGCTGCAATGGGTAAACTGGGAGGGTTTCTCGGGGTGTTTCTTTTTCCTTATCTCATGCACTGGAAAGGGCTGCTGGCGGCGGAATCGGCTGCGGCGGTGGCCAGCTTATTAGGCTTGTTGGTGACGGCCTTCACGCTGCCTGAGACGAAGGGCAAGAGCCTCGAGGAACTATCTACGGAGCGAACGCCGGTGGAGCGGGCGGCTGCGTGA